A window of the Diorhabda carinulata isolate Delta chromosome 1, icDioCari1.1, whole genome shotgun sequence genome harbors these coding sequences:
- the LOC130897167 gene encoding nischarin, with protein sequence MACFWSNQKEAKIMIVSTKENNNVTFYSIVVSVGDFNWTVEHRYSEFYELHNQLVLDHGLPKDILPSKKVIRNKCPIFIETRRKGLEEYLQKTLVFLKRTMPKVFVDFLNFNFYDIFFLLQDLAPRLFKHSDVFLQKTSMFCMTTLELHALCEFLKKPLLDQTENSLDISPVLDTYSQLQCVTIRGASIPYLQSNIILNKLSFDFSAFKILHTLILEHVSFENITSLGNLRDTVHKLQVNNTNVTSISQILQCDVIHKDNIEGSQKWKVLETLNLNNNNITEIDSTIRLAPKLSYLSLNDNKISTINNLSHLPNLSVLSLSNNLITVCTDLNTKVGNIRLLNLSQNNISACKGFSKLYSLETLDLSSNKITNIEDIKFLGDLPCLENLLLTGNNVATTIDYRIRVLEYFGDKAKQICLDNEKPIQAELDKVSVLRALRIVKEGKTPDLKSTFTQ encoded by the exons ATGGCTTGTTTTTGGTCCAATCAAAAGGAAGCAAAAATAATGATAGTATCTaccaaagaaaataataatgtaactTTTTACAGCATAGTAGTTTCTGTTGGGGATTTTAATTGGACCGTGGAACATCGCTACAGTGAATTTTATGAACTACATAACCAACTTGTATTAGATCATGGACTGCCAAAAGATATCTTACcgtcaaaaaaagttattcggAATAAATgtccaatttttattgaaactcgAAGAAAAGGTCTAGAAGAGTACTTACAGAAAactttggtttttttaaaaCGAACCATGCCCAAAGTATTCGtagattttcttaatttcaatttttatgatatattttttttattgcaagaTCTGGCACCAAGATTATTCAAACATTCAGatgtttttctacaaaaaacatcCATGTTTTGTATGACAACTTTAGAA cttCATGCTTTGTgtgagtttttgaaaaaaccattGTTGGACCAAACTGAAAATAGTTTAGATATTAGTCCAGTGCTAGATACATATTCGCAACTTCAGTGTGTTACTATTCGTGGAGCATCAATACCATATTTGCAGagtaacattattttaaataaattatcatttgattttTCTGCATTCAAA ATTTTACACACATTAATTTTAGAACATGTTTCTTTCGAAAATATCACTTCACTTGGAAATTTAAGAGATACTGTTCACAAGCTACAAGTTAATAATACAAACGTAACTTccatttctcaaattttacaATGTGACGTAATTCATAAGGATAATATTGAAGGAAGTCAG aaatggAAAGTACTGGAAACactcaatttaaataataataatataacagaGATCGACAGCACTATTAGATTGGCCCCAAAGCTGTCATATTTAAGCTTAAATGACAACAAgatttctacaataaataatttgtctCATTTACCAAATTTATCAGTCTTGAGTTTATCTAACAATCTAATAACTGTATGCACAGATCTTAATACGAAGGTAGGTAATATTCGATTATTAAATCTGTCACAGAACAATATTTCCGCGTGTAAAGGATTCAGTAAACTGTATTCTTTAGAAACACTCGATTTAAGCagtaataaaattacaaacataGAAGATATTAAGTTTCTTGGAGATTTACCATGcttagaaaatttattgctaACGGGCAATAATGTAGCCACTACAATTGACTACAGAATAAGAGTTTTAGAATACTTCGGTGACAAAGCAAAACAGATTTGTTTGGATAATGAAAAACCAATACAAGCTGAGCTTGATAAAGTTTCCGTTTTGAGAGCTTTAAGAATTGTCAAAGAGGGAAAAACACCTGATTTAAAATCCACTTTTACACAATAG
- the LOC130897180 gene encoding protein ABHD18 isoform X1, which yields MRVSRLDVLYRKLLLSKFFTKGWGSPENMHRLFDFRHIISDRNSCYKLVPKDFPVNVINIVRRSDCRIIEGTFRSPFALHLPGLVPEEVQDCYFQMVLPLKWNSNYKPICIHLAGTGDHYFWRRRTMMAEPLLKNGIGAIILENPYYGVRKPKDQIRSSVHYVSDIFVMGGCLILECLVLLNWCERLGFGPLGVTGISMGGHMASLAASNWPKPLVLVPCLSWSTASSVFTEGVMSESIDWEMLQIQYETNKLYCDTLSKRCKIVDNPFACDLSRSVPGNAFIKTVETKVEAKGALDLPIHLFDDLNVRNITPHQLIHFLNCSTNCRDITYKISSQTKQLLASREFALLNLLKEPPPIGYSKKTREIKRRTKEALWFMRGIMDECTHLKNFSVPYDTSLVISICATADGYVPRSGVSNLADIWPGVTIKYVDCGHVGAYVWYRKIFREAIISAFELAKKKMEPPSPSLYEI from the exons ATGCGGGTAAGCCGCTTAGATGTCTTATATAGAAAACTTcttttatccaaattttttacaaaaggaTGGGGATCACCTGAGAATATGCATAG GTTGTTCGATTTCAGGCACATCATTTCTGACAGAAATTCTTGTTACAAGTTAGTACCAAAAGATTTTCCTGTTAATGTAATAAAT ATAGTTAGAAGGTCAGATTGTAGAATAATAGAAGGTACATTTAGAAGCCCTTTTGCTTTACATTTGCCTGGTTTGGTACCTGAAGAAGTCCAagattgttattttcaaatggtACTTCCTTTAAAATGGAATAGTAACTATAAACCAATATGCATACATTTGGCAGGAACAGGTGACCAT tatttttgGAGGAGGAGAACTATGATGGCTGAACCTCTGTTAAAGAACGGAATTGGTgctataattttagaaaatccttACTATGGAGTTCGAAAACCCAAAGATCAGATAAGATCTAGTGTTCATTatgtttctgatatatttgtAATGGGTGGTTGCCTGATATTAGAATGTTTAGTTCTATTAAATTGGTGCGAGAGACTTGGTTTTGGTCCTCTTGGTGTTACTGGGATTTCAATGGGAGGCCAT ATGGCTTCTTTGGCAGCATCCAATTGGCCCAAACCTTTAGTGCTAGTTCCCTGCTTATCATGGTCTACTGCATCCTCTGTTTTCACCGAG GGAGTAATGAGTGAGTCTATAGACTGGGAAATGctacaaattcaatatgaaaCCAACAAATTGTACTGTGATACTCTCTCTAAAAGGtgtaaaattgttgataatCCATTTGCATGTGATTTAAGTCGATCTGTACCAGGTAATGCTTTCATTAAAACAGTGGAAACCAAAGTAGAAGCAA aaGGTGCATTAGATCTTCCTATACACCTATTCGATGATTTAAATGTAAGGAACATAACACCTCACCAATTAATACATTTCTTAAATTGCTCAACAAATTGCCGTGACATAACTTACAAAATATCTAGTCAAACAAAACAATTACTGGCATCTAGAGAATTCGCACTactcaatttattgaaagaaccACCCCCTATTGGATATAGTAAAAAAACTAGAGAAATAAAACGTAGAACTAAAGAAGCATTGTGGTTCATGAGAGGAATAATGGATGAATGTactcatttgaaaaatttctctgTCCCTTATGATACATCTTTAGTAATATCTATATGTGCAACTGCTGATGGTTATGTTCCTAGGAGTGGAGTATCAAATTTAGCAGATATATGGCCAGGGGTAACAATAAAGTATGTCGATTGTGGACATGTCGGAGCTTATGTTTggtatagaaaaatatttag
- the LOC130897180 gene encoding protein ABHD18 isoform X2, whose amino-acid sequence MRVSRLDVLYRKLLLSKFFTKGWGSPENMHRLFDFRHIISDRNSCYKLVPKDFPVNVINIVRRSDCRIIEGTFRSPFALHLPGLVPEEVQDCYFQMVLPLKWNSNYKPICIHLAGTGDHYFWRRRTMMAEPLLKNGIGAIILENPYYGVRKPKDQIRSSVHYVSDIFVMGGCLILECLVLLNWCERLGFGPLGVTGISMGGHMASLAASNWPKPLVLVPCLSWSTASSVFTEGVMSESIDWEMLQIQYETNKLYCDTLSKRCKIVDNPFACDLSRSVPEGALDLPIHLFDDLNVRNITPHQLIHFLNCSTNCRDITYKISSQTKQLLASREFALLNLLKEPPPIGYSKKTREIKRRTKEALWFMRGIMDECTHLKNFSVPYDTSLVISICATADGYVPRSGVSNLADIWPGVTIKYVDCGHVGAYVWYRKIFREAIISAFELAKKKMEPPSPSLYEI is encoded by the exons ATGCGGGTAAGCCGCTTAGATGTCTTATATAGAAAACTTcttttatccaaattttttacaaaaggaTGGGGATCACCTGAGAATATGCATAG GTTGTTCGATTTCAGGCACATCATTTCTGACAGAAATTCTTGTTACAAGTTAGTACCAAAAGATTTTCCTGTTAATGTAATAAAT ATAGTTAGAAGGTCAGATTGTAGAATAATAGAAGGTACATTTAGAAGCCCTTTTGCTTTACATTTGCCTGGTTTGGTACCTGAAGAAGTCCAagattgttattttcaaatggtACTTCCTTTAAAATGGAATAGTAACTATAAACCAATATGCATACATTTGGCAGGAACAGGTGACCAT tatttttgGAGGAGGAGAACTATGATGGCTGAACCTCTGTTAAAGAACGGAATTGGTgctataattttagaaaatccttACTATGGAGTTCGAAAACCCAAAGATCAGATAAGATCTAGTGTTCATTatgtttctgatatatttgtAATGGGTGGTTGCCTGATATTAGAATGTTTAGTTCTATTAAATTGGTGCGAGAGACTTGGTTTTGGTCCTCTTGGTGTTACTGGGATTTCAATGGGAGGCCAT ATGGCTTCTTTGGCAGCATCCAATTGGCCCAAACCTTTAGTGCTAGTTCCCTGCTTATCATGGTCTACTGCATCCTCTGTTTTCACCGAG GGAGTAATGAGTGAGTCTATAGACTGGGAAATGctacaaattcaatatgaaaCCAACAAATTGTACTGTGATACTCTCTCTAAAAGGtgtaaaattgttgataatCCATTTGCATGTGATTTAAGTCGATCTGTACCAG aaGGTGCATTAGATCTTCCTATACACCTATTCGATGATTTAAATGTAAGGAACATAACACCTCACCAATTAATACATTTCTTAAATTGCTCAACAAATTGCCGTGACATAACTTACAAAATATCTAGTCAAACAAAACAATTACTGGCATCTAGAGAATTCGCACTactcaatttattgaaagaaccACCCCCTATTGGATATAGTAAAAAAACTAGAGAAATAAAACGTAGAACTAAAGAAGCATTGTGGTTCATGAGAGGAATAATGGATGAATGTactcatttgaaaaatttctctgTCCCTTATGATACATCTTTAGTAATATCTATATGTGCAACTGCTGATGGTTATGTTCCTAGGAGTGGAGTATCAAATTTAGCAGATATATGGCCAGGGGTAACAATAAAGTATGTCGATTGTGGACATGTCGGAGCTTATGTTTggtatagaaaaatatttag